The Gordonia terrae genome contains the following window.
CCGTCGAGCGAACCCAGACCCACCGATTCGACCTCGGGCGAGTCACCCGAGGTCAGGACGACGCCGATACCCGAGCCCCCACCCGAGCCGATCCCGATGGTCACCTTGCCCGCGGCGTCGGTGCAGCCGACCGTCTTGTCCGCCAGTTCCAGTTCCTTGCCGTCGACGGTCACGGTGGCCTCCGCGTCGGTGCCACCCGAGGCCGAGTCGTCGGAACCGCATGCGGTGAGGGCGACGGCCAGTGCCGCGGCGCCGAGAACCGAAGTGATGTGCACTTTGCGCATGATGGGAGGTCTCCTGAGGAGTCGACGAGGTGCCACCGGTCGGCGGCTGAGATGAATTTAGACGCCTGAGCTGCGGTTCGGCGTCAGTTGATCGAATGGGCGAGGGAACTCGCCGTGGTCGCGGAGAGTTTGGCGTCGGCCTCGACCATGACCGCGCGGGTGAGGTCGCGGAGCTGCTCGTAGTGCCCGTGGTAGCCGTACTTCGCGTGCACGCTGGGCCACGACGCGAACTCGGCGGCCGCACCGATCGCGTTGGCCTCGTGCACGTACGCGGGTAGGACGTTCTGGATGGTGGGGTCCCGACGGAGTCGCCGCACCGTGTCCTGGTGGAGTGCCGATCCGGCACGGTACTTGGTGATCACGACCCCCAACTCGACGATGTCGCGCCCCAGTTCGGCGCCGAAACCGGCGACCTGCCGCTGGACGTGTGGGATCGCGTACGTGGACAACACATCGGGGATCGTCGGGATCAGGTACCCGCCGGCCATGGCCAGGCCGTTGAGACTGAACGGTCCGACGTTGGGCGGGCAGTCGATGAGGATGTAGTCGTACCTGCCGGCAACCGGGTCGAGGACGTTTCCCAAGACCTCGACGGCCGCCAGGTGATCGTCGGCCGCGACCCGATGGGCGCTCAGCTCCTCGGCCAGTTCGATGAGGTCCAGCGAGGACGGCAGCAGGTCGATCCCGGTCAGTCCGCTGACGGTCGAGATGTCGCGCTGCACGCTGCTCTCGAGATCGAAGTCCCGGGTGCCGTCGAGTACGTCGGCGAACAGTGTCGCGACGGTCTGCCGTCGCGCATTGCACGCGAGCCAGCGCTCCTCCCCGATCATCATGGTCGTCAGGTTCGTCTGCGCGTCCAGGTCGACGAGAAGGACCTTCTTACCGAAGACGCCGGCGAGAAAATCGGCGAGCGCTCCGGTGAGCGTGGTTTTCCCGACCCCGCCCTTGAGGCTGATGGTCGCGATCACCGTCGGCATGATGTCCCCGGTCTGCTCGGTCGTCGTGCGTCGCGAGTCAGATTACCGAGCCGACGCCGAGGCCACCGGGCGTAATCGGAACCCCGTCCGCCGGAGGTCGCCCCGTCGGGAGTCCTCGATCCGAAGTCCCGCGGTCGAGATGGGGTCCGGCGAACCTGGCGAGCCCATTCTGCGAGAATTCTCCGAATCTGTGACAATGTTCGCGTCGAGAGTATTGATGGGTTATTTCGGTGAATTCGATATCCGTATTCGGAATTGGATGAGAAACGATCATCGAAACAAAGCCTCGAATTCGGCGACGTGCGAACTCTCGTGAGCACCGACCCGCAGAATTCCCACGTGGAAGGACAACCGTATGAGTATCCGAGTCCGAAAGGTCACCGCCGGCCTGGCGGTCTGCGCCGCGGCGGCGTTCGGCGCCGCCCTGGCCCCCGTCGCCGACGCCGCGCCGGCCGATGTCACCGCAACACCGTCCGTGTCCGGGAACACCGTGACGCTGACGGTCACGAACAATGCGGGCAAGCGCATCGGCTGCGAGATCGTCGGCGTCCCGGCCGGCGGCGCCCCGACCAACGTAGTCTTCGGATACCAGACCCCCGAGGAGCTTGGCGCGCTGATCACCACCGGATCGTCGAAGTCGTTGCCGCTGCGGATTTCTCAGGGCACTCCGCCTGCCCCGACCGGAACGACGACGATCCCGGACGGTGTTTACGACATCTACTGGGGCTGCACCACGATCACCCTGCCGCCGGGCACCGGGGCAGCCGAGGAGTTCTGGGGCACCAACCCACCGGTGACGGGAACGACCCCGACGGTCGCCGAGCCGATCCGGGTGACCGTGCCGGGCGGCGCGGCGACACCCCCGGCGCCGAAACCCGACGCCCCGGCCGCCCCCGGTCTGCCGACCATCCCGGGGCTGCCGAACATTCCCGGACTCCCCGAGATCCAATTGCCCGCGGAAATCTGCACGACGTCGTCCTGCCTCCCCGTCGGATGACCTGCCGGGTGTGACCGCTCGCCCGCGGTCACACCGGCGGAGTCTGTCACCGAAATCCGCGGTGTGTCCGATCGAATATGTGCCGACAGCGGCCCGGTGAATCGTGCGCGGGCGAGGGCATGGCGCGAATCCGCGGATTCGTCACCGGGGATTCGCCGTCGAGATCACCGTGATCTCGATTCGCCGCGACCGGCGGCGAAGGGGGTCTCACCGGGCGAGTGATGACCGGTTTGGGCAATGCACTTCCGGGACCCGGGTGCGGTTGTGCATACTTCGACCATGCCAACATCCGATGTCACGCCTCTGCATCTCGCGGCCGAAGGCGGCGGGGCGGCGCTCGATCAGGTCTTCCTGATGTCCGCGGTGGCCGCCGTCGTGTCGATCGGTCTGCTCTGGATCGGATACCTGCACCGCACACGCAAGATCACCTGGCTGACGACGTTGTCCGAGTGGGCCGCGCGCCGCGTGAACCGGCCGCCGTGGGCGGCCCTGCCGATCTTCCTGTTCACCAGCACGATCATCTGCGCCCTGTTCGGCTTCCTCTGGGATGTGAGTCTGCACATCGGCGATGGCCGCGACGAGGGACCGCTCGCGAACCCCGCGCACTACTTCATCCTGGTGGGCCTGTTCCTGCTGTTCATCTCCGGCATGCTGTCGGTGTTCCTGCCGTTCGACAAACCCGGCCGCTCGGCGGTCCGGATCACGCGCCACTGGTATGCGCCGGTCGGTGGAATCCTGTTGGCCGGCTGTGGTTTCTACGCGTTGCTGGGATTCCCGCTCGACGACGTCTGGCACCGGATCTTCGGCCAGGACGTCACACTGTGGGGGCCGACGCACCTGATGCTGATCGGCGGCGCGGGTCTGTCGCTGATCGCGGTCGTGATCCTCGACCGGGAGGGGCGGGCCGCGATGGGTCCCGACGCCCCGCAGGACGGGCGGAGTCAGTGGCTCGTACGCTGCCTGGCCTTCGGCGGACTGGTGATCGGGATGTCGGTGTTCCAGATCGAATACGACTTCGGTGTCGAGCAGTTCCGTCTCGTCCTGCAGCCCATGATGATCGCCGGCGCCGGCGCATTCGCGCTCGTGGCCGCCCGGATCAGCCTGGGGCCGGGCGCGGCGCTCGTCGCGGCGGTGTTCGCGATCCTGTTGCGCGGTGTCGTCGCCGTCGTCGTCGGACCGGCTCTGGGCGCACCGATCAACGTGTTCCCGCTCTACCTGGGCGCGGCCGTGGTCATCGAGCTGCTCGCGCTGACCCCCCTCCTCAAACGCCGGGTGCTCTTCGGCGCGGTGGCCGGTCTGGGCGTCGCGACTCTCGGGCTCTGGATCGAGTCGTGGTGGATCGCCGCGGCCTATCCGTTCCCGTGGGTCACCGGAATGTGGGGCGAGGCACTGGCCATGGCCATCCCGGTGGGGGTCGTCGCCGGAGTGTGCGGCGGACTGCTCGGCCTCGTCAGCGTCGGCGAACGACTCCCCCGACGCTGGATCAGTGTCACCGCCGTCGTGCTCTCGGTCCTGGTGATCGGCGGCGCCGTCGCCAACGGGCTGCGGGTCTCGGTGCCCGCGGACACCACCGCGCGCATCGTCCTGACCCCCACCGGCCCCAACGCGGCCGCCGAGCAGAACGTCACCGCAGAGGTCTTCCTCAACCCGACCGACGCACTCAGCGGTGACCCGGAATGGGTGACGCTGATGTCCTGGCAGGGCGGGATCGACAACGACCGCGGCATCGTCATCGACCGCCTCGAGCGGGTGGGCCCCAACCGGTTCCGGTCCACCGAACCGATGCCGGTGTCGGGATCGTGGAAGACCATCCTGCGGGTGCAGGACGGGACCACCATGGCCGGTGTACCCGTCTACCTCCCGGCGGATCCCGCGATCGGCGCGGAAGGCGAACCGGCGCAACAGACGTCGACGAAGCCGTTCGTCGCGGAGATCTCGATCCTGCAGCGCGAGCGCACCTTCGACTACCCGTCGTGGCTGTTCGGTGCCGCGTCCCTGGTGGTTCTCGTGTGCTCGCTGCTGCTCATCGCCGCACTCTCCTGGGGGGCCGGCCGGGTGAACGCCCGCGAGGCGACCTCGGGCGCACGGGAGCCAGAGCTCCAGCCGCAGCCGTGACCGGTTCCGCGGCGGCCCTTGCCGTCCACCATCTCGCCACCCATCCGCTCGTGCTGGCCCTGCCGGCCGTGATCCCCGCGTTCCTGCTGGTGGGCGTCATCGTCACGATCGCGATCCTCGACCGCCGTCGCGGGGACGAGGACGAGGACGACGGTGACGCCGCCGGCACCGGTGGCGTCGATCACTCCACCGACCCGGATCCCACCGCTCCCCCGACCCGGAACGAGGCCGATGACCCCGCCCGCGAGGCCGACTGACACTCTGCTCGCCCACGGACTGGGAGGTTCGGAATACCTGCCCGTTCCGCTGACCGCGGTGTTGATCGGCTGCGCGTGGGCACTGACGATCTCTTTCGCGATCATCGCCTTCGCCTGGCGCACACCGCGGTACGGACGACCCGACGCCGGCCGTGAGCTTCCGCCGTGGGTGACGACGACCGTGGACAACCGCTGGGTTCGCGGTGTGATCAGCGGACTCGCGGTGGTGCTCACCGCCTGGCTCATCGTCGCCGCCTTCGGGCCCGACACCGACGAGAACCCCCTGCCCGGCGCGTTCTACGTCCTGCTCTGGGTCGGCATGACCGTGCTGTCGGCGCTCCTCGGCCCGGTGTGGCGGTTGTTGTCGCCGGTCCGGACCGTCCTTCGCCTGGCGCAGGGCATCGCGGGCCCGCGTGTCGTCGGCCTGACGGACTATCCGCGACGTCTCGGGTGGTGGCCCGCAGCGCTGGGTCTCTTCGCCTTCGTCTGGCTGGAACTGGCGTCTCCGGACCCGAGTTCGGTGGCATCGGTGCGGATCTGGTTGATCTGCTACCTCGTGATCACCTTCGCCGGTGGCGTCGTCTTCGGACTGCGCTGGACTGATCGCGGCGACCCGTTCGCGGTGTACAGCACGGTCGCATCGCGTCTGTCCCCGTTCGCCCGGAACCGCGAGGGTCGGGTGATCGCCCGGAGTCCGATGAACTCGCTGACCACGCTGCCGGTGCTCCCGGGTACCGTCACGGTCCTCGCGATCCTGCTCGGCTCCACCGCCTTCGACAGTTTCTCGGCGATCCCGCTCTGGCGGGATCTCGTCGCCGAGGGCGCGGGCGACAACCAGGTGATCGCCACCTGCTACTCGACCGCGGGCCTACTGGTGTTCATCGGCATCGTCGCGGCGACGTTCTGGACGGCCGCCCGCGCCGTCGGCGGTGTGCAACCGGATCTCCGGCGCCGCCTGCCCGGCCTGATGGCGCACTCGCTCGTCCCGATCGTGATCGGCTACATCCTCGCCCACTACCTGCAGTCGCTGGTCGAGCAGGGCCAGGAGACCGTACTCGCACTGGGCGATCCGCTGGGGCGAGGCTGGAACGTGCTGTGGCTCAGCGATGCCCATCCGGTCTACGTGATGTCGGACCATCCGACCGTCACCGTGACCCTCAAGGTGGCGTTCGTCCTCGGCGGGCACCTGCTGGGGGTCGCCGCCGCGCACGATGCGTCACTGCGGCTGCTACCGCGGAAGCACCAGCTGACCGGGCAGCTCACCATGATGGTGACGATGGTCTTCTACACGTTCCTCGGCCTGTACCTGTTGTTCGGCGGATGAGTTCGGCGGAGAGGTCCGCCGGTCGGTGGGCCGGGCTCAGTAGGTGGTCGGCGGGGTGCCCTTCTTGTTCGAACGGAACAGCATGTAGCCGCCGTAGAGGGCGAGTGCGATGAGGGCGATCCAGAACAGCCCCTCGAGCAGCGGGCCGAGGACGGCCAGCGCGATCAGTGCGACCGCGAGGACGCCCAGGACTTTCCAGAAGGTCATGCCGGTGGTGTTCGTCGATGTGCTCATGCGCCCAGTCTGCGCCCGCCGAAGCGGGAAAGCGATGGTCGAGGGCACTTCTGGGGCGAACTTCAGGGACTTCCCTGAGAGAGCCCCCACCGCGGGAACCCCTACCGCGCGAACCCCTACCGAGCGAACCAGGCCTCGGCGTTGCCGCTGAGTGCTTTCTCGATGCGCAGCGCGGACGTGTCGGTCAGGTCGGACGGCAGTGCGTCGGGTGCGAACCACGCGACGTCGGAGTTCTCGTCGTCGGCGGCGCGCGGATCACCGTCGACGTACCGCGCGAGGAAGCAGACGTCGAGATAGCGGGTCTGGTCGCCGTTCGGGTAGGTGATCAGCGGGGTGACGTCGATGCTGGTCAGCCGCACGATGTCGGCGGTGACCGCGGTCTCCTCCCGTACCTCGCGCAGGGCGGCCCGCGCCGGCTCCTCCCCCGGCTCGAGGACGCCGGACACGACGGCCCACTGCCCGTTGTCGACGCGCCGGGTGAGCAGCACGCGCCCCGAGTCGTCGAGGACGACGACGCTGACGCCGGACAGCCAGAGTTCGCGGTGACCGACCTGGGCTCGCAGATCGCGGATGAATTCGGGGATGGGCACCCCCACATCCTGCCCGGCGGGGTCGCACGGTGCCGAAGGAGCGCCGTCGGGGTGCGGGTCGGACGACGATCTCCGCGCCGCGCACAATGTGACCCATGAGGATCTCCCGACGCGCCGAAGGGATCGCACCGTTCCAGGCGATGGAGTACGCCAAGCGCGCGGCCGAACTCGAGGCGGCAGGTCACCCGGTCGTGAAGCTGAACATCGGCGAACCCGACTTCGGGCCGCCGTCTGCGGTTCTGGCCGCGGCCCGCGAAGCGACCGGGCGCCCCCTCGCGTACACCGGCGCCCTCGGTCTCCCCGCATTGCGCGAGGCCATCGCGGACTTCTACGGCCACCACTTCGGGGCCACGGTGGATCCGGCTCGGGTCGCGGTGACCGCCGGCGCGTCGGCGGCACTCCTGATGGCCTGCGCGGCGCTGATCGACCCGGGCGATGAGGTGCTCATCGGCGATCCCTCCTATCCGTGCAACCGTCAGTTCGCGCATGCGTTCGGCGCGCGGGTGAGGCTTCTGCCGACCACCCCGGCGACCCGGTTCCAGCTCACGACCGCCGAGGTCGACGAGGCGTGGACGGATTCCACCCGCGGGGTCATCGTCGCCACCCCCTCGAACCCGACCGGCACGTCGATGCCCTACGAGGAACTCGTGGCCATGTGCGATCTCGCTGCCGCGCGTGGCGGATGGTCGATCGTCGACGAGATCTACCTCGGGTTGTCCGACCCCGCCCCGAACGGACGGCCGCCGCGCAGCGTCCTGGCCGCCGGCTCGCCCGGCGTCGCGGAGACGGTGGTGGTCAACAGTTTCTCCAAGTACTTCGGGATGACCGGGTGGCGGTTGGGTTGGTGCATCGTCCCCGACGAACTCGTGGCAGTGATGGAACGGCTGGCGCAGAACTTCTATGTGTGCCCGCCGACCCCGTCGCAGTACGCGGCGCTGGCCTGCTTCACCCCGGACTCCCTCGCGGTCGCCGAACACAACCGCCGTGAGTTCGCGCGTCGACGCCAGCTCGTCGTCGACGGACTGGCCGATGTCGGACTCGAGGTGCCCGTCATCCCCGACGGCGCTTTCTACGTCTACCTCGACGTGAGTTCCACGGGGTTGACGTCAACCGAGTTCTGCGACCGGGTGCTCGCCGACGCCCACGTCGCCATGACCCCGGGCAACGACTTCGGCGTGGCGGGCGCGGACCGGTACGTCCGGCTGTCCTACGCCGCTTCCACCGACGACCTCACCCTCGCCATCGAACGGATTCGCACGTTCGTCGGCGCCGGTCATGTCCCACTTCGATGAGGAGAAACCAGCACATGAGCTTCGCGGGCACAGTCCGTTCCGAACGCCTCGCCGACGAGGTGACCCCGATCCTGACCGCGCGCACCGAGGGCGATCCACGAGTACCGGGTGTGGTCGCGGGCGTGACGACCGACGAGGAGACGGTGTTCCTGGGCGCCGCCGGAGTCCGCGCCCTCGACGACCCACAACCGATGACCGTCGACTCGGTGTTCGCGATGTTCTCCGCGACGAAGGCGGTCACCGCGACCGTTGCGCTCCAGCTCGTCGAGGACGGGGATCTCGACCTGCACGCACCCGCGCGCTCCTACGTACCGGAGCTCGGCGAACTACAGGTGATCGACGGCTTCGACGACGACGGTCAGCCGCGCCTCCGCCCACCCGCCTCCGATGTCACAACACATCAGTTGCTCACCCACACTGCCGGTTTCGGTTACGACTTCTTCAACGAGACCTATCGACGACTCACCGCCGACCACGGCGTTCCCCCCGTCGCCACGGCGACCCGGGTGTCATTGCGGACCCCACTGTTGTTCGATCCCGGCACGGAGTGGGAATACGGTTCCGGAGTGGACTGGGCCGGACAGGTCATCGAGGCCGTCGCCGGACGCCGGCTCCGCGAGGTGATGGACGACCGGGTCCTCACACCACTCGGCATGTCCGACACCGGTTTCGCGCTCTCCGACGACGCCCGCAGCAGGCGGGCCGTCCTGCACATGCGCAAACGGGGCGAGCTGGTACCCAACCACCGTTGGGAACAGCCCGCCGATCCCGAGATCGACATGGGCGGACAAGGCCTTTGGTCCACGGTCCCCAACTATCTGACATTCCTGCGAATGTGGTTGCGCGGCGGACGTTCCGACAGCGGTGAGCAGATCCTGCGACCGAACACCGTCGAGGGCGCGTTGCACAATCAGATCGGCGACTTGGCGGTTCGACGGTTACCCGGCGTGATCCCGCCGTTGAGCCACGACGTCGAATTCTTCCCCGGCACACCGAAGTCGTGGTCCTATCCGTTCATGGTCAACGACGCCGACGCGCCGACCGGCCGCCCGGCCGGGTCCCAGTCGTGGGCCGGGCTGGCGAACCTCTACTTCTGGATCGATCCCCACACCCGCATCGGCGGCTTCTGGGCGACGCAGGTCTTCCCGTTCTTCGACCCTGCCTCGGTCGACGGCTACCTCGACTTCGAGGCAGCCACGTACCGTGCGCTGGCGAACTGATTGCCGCTGCGTCGGCGCCCCGTTCCTGCTCGATTGACACAAGCGGGAACGGTAGTGCACATGATGTCACTGTGGAGTTGTCAAGGTACAGATGCGGTCCCGGCTTTCGACGGGTACGGGAAACGGTATGGCACTGAAGTGTTGGCGGGCGGACGTCAGGCGGCGTCGTCGAGTCGCATGGTGCGGCGGTTGTAGGCGGGCAGCGGTCGGCGCTGCGGGTCGATGGTGGCAGGCGGAACGAGCCAGGGGTGGCGGTCGTAACCCACCACGACGTCCCAGCCGTGGTGATGCACCTGGGTGTGGCAGCGTTGGCAGAGCAGGCAGCCGTTGTCGAGGTCGGTGGGACCGCCGTCGGCCCAGTGCTGGATGTGGTGGACCTGGGTATGTGATGGCGGCGCACCGCATTTGACACAGCATTGGTCGCGCACGATGACCGCCTTGCGTAGATGTGCTGGGAACAGCCGGTGCGTGTGTCCCATCTGCAGTGGTACGCCTTCGGCGTCGAGGATGATCTCGGTGAGAGATCCGTCGCATGACACCTGACGGGTGGTTGTTCGACTGACCGTTCCGGTCCACGGC
Protein-coding sequences here:
- a CDS encoding lipoprotein LpqH produces the protein MRKVHITSVLGAAALAVALTACGSDDSASGGTDAEATVTVDGKELELADKTVGCTDAAGKVTIGIGSGGGSGIGVVLTSGDSPEVESVGLGSLDGVTLGYQKGVGEGSADVTKDGDTYTVSGEASGIDLANPTEKVTKSYEIKVTCP
- a CDS encoding ParA family protein, whose translation is MPTVIATISLKGGVGKTTLTGALADFLAGVFGKKVLLVDLDAQTNLTTMMIGEERWLACNARRQTVATLFADVLDGTRDFDLESSVQRDISTVSGLTGIDLLPSSLDLIELAEELSAHRVAADDHLAAVEVLGNVLDPVAGRYDYILIDCPPNVGPFSLNGLAMAGGYLIPTIPDVLSTYAIPHVQRQVAGFGAELGRDIVELGVVITKYRAGSALHQDTVRRLRRDPTIQNVLPAYVHEANAIGAAAEFASWPSVHAKYGYHGHYEQLRDLTRAVMVEADAKLSATTASSLAHSIN
- a CDS encoding NUDIX hydrolase — encoded protein: MPIPEFIRDLRAQVGHRELWLSGVSVVVLDDSGRVLLTRRVDNGQWAVVSGVLEPGEEPARAALREVREETAVTADIVRLTSIDVTPLITYPNGDQTRYLDVCFLARYVDGDPRAADDENSDVAWFAPDALPSDLTDTSALRIEKALSGNAEAWFAR
- a CDS encoding pyridoxal phosphate-dependent aminotransferase, coding for MRISRRAEGIAPFQAMEYAKRAAELEAAGHPVVKLNIGEPDFGPPSAVLAAAREATGRPLAYTGALGLPALREAIADFYGHHFGATVDPARVAVTAGASAALLMACAALIDPGDEVLIGDPSYPCNRQFAHAFGARVRLLPTTPATRFQLTTAEVDEAWTDSTRGVIVATPSNPTGTSMPYEELVAMCDLAAARGGWSIVDEIYLGLSDPAPNGRPPRSVLAAGSPGVAETVVVNSFSKYFGMTGWRLGWCIVPDELVAVMERLAQNFYVCPPTPSQYAALACFTPDSLAVAEHNRREFARRRQLVVDGLADVGLEVPVIPDGAFYVYLDVSSTGLTSTEFCDRVLADAHVAMTPGNDFGVAGADRYVRLSYAASTDDLTLAIERIRTFVGAGHVPLR
- a CDS encoding serine hydrolase domain-containing protein encodes the protein MSFAGTVRSERLADEVTPILTARTEGDPRVPGVVAGVTTDEETVFLGAAGVRALDDPQPMTVDSVFAMFSATKAVTATVALQLVEDGDLDLHAPARSYVPELGELQVIDGFDDDGQPRLRPPASDVTTHQLLTHTAGFGYDFFNETYRRLTADHGVPPVATATRVSLRTPLLFDPGTEWEYGSGVDWAGQVIEAVAGRRLREVMDDRVLTPLGMSDTGFALSDDARSRRAVLHMRKRGELVPNHRWEQPADPEIDMGGQGLWSTVPNYLTFLRMWLRGGRSDSGEQILRPNTVEGALHNQIGDLAVRRLPGVIPPLSHDVEFFPGTPKSWSYPFMVNDADAPTGRPAGSQSWAGLANLYFWIDPHTRIGGFWATQVFPFFDPASVDGYLDFEAATYRALAN